From Methanotorris formicicus Mc-S-70, the proteins below share one genomic window:
- a CDS encoding ABC transporter ATP-binding protein, whose translation MLKTENLSVGYGSYVVVEGINLEISEGEILCIIGPNGAGKSTLLKTIATYLKPKKGIVYLNGMKIHDLKPKDLAKEMAVVLTERVNPGNMTGFDIIAIGRHPYTDLFGRLTEKDREIIIESAKAVNAEYLLNKNFFEMSDGERQKIMIARALAQEPKVLILDEPTSFLDARHKIELTLLLRKLVDERNLAIVVTLHDIELALRIADKMALIKNHKVIAYGHPENVMRRDVVNDLYDLKDANYSKIIGYFELKSKPIKNKRVFVVCGAGTGANVLRYLVKNGYSVVVGVLHKNDADYVIAEAMGVEIIEEDAYNKISDENFEKALRELKYSDVVVYTNFPTGEMNYKNLKLIESAKEYGKKIIYYDGNISVLNGI comes from the coding sequence ATGCTAAAAACAGAAAATCTATCAGTTGGTTATGGAAGTTACGTTGTAGTTGAAGGCATAAACTTGGAAATAAGCGAGGGAGAAATTTTATGCATCATTGGGCCAAATGGGGCAGGGAAATCAACACTCTTAAAAACAATAGCAACATATTTAAAACCAAAAAAAGGGATAGTTTATTTAAATGGGATGAAAATCCATGACCTAAAGCCAAAAGATTTGGCAAAAGAAATGGCAGTCGTCTTAACCGAAAGAGTGAATCCAGGAAACATGACAGGTTTTGATATTATAGCAATTGGAAGGCATCCATATACTGATTTGTTTGGTAGGTTAACTGAGAAGGATAGAGAAATTATTATTGAATCAGCAAAGGCTGTTAATGCAGAGTACTTATTAAATAAGAATTTTTTTGAAATGAGTGATGGAGAAAGACAGAAGATTATGATAGCAAGGGCATTGGCACAGGAACCAAAGGTTCTTATCTTAGATGAGCCAACATCTTTCTTAGATGCAAGACATAAGATTGAATTAACTTTATTGCTTAGAAAGTTGGTAGATGAGAGGAATCTTGCTATTGTTGTAACTTTGCACGACATTGAACTCGCATTAAGGATTGCAGACAAGATGGCTTTGATAAAGAACCACAAAGTTATTGCTTATGGCCATCCTGAAAATGTTATGAGGAGAGATGTTGTTAATGACCTTTACGATTTAAAGGATGCAAACTATAGCAAAATTATTGGGTATTTTGAGTTAAAAAGTAAACCAATAAAAAATAAAAGAGTATTTGTTGTTTGTGGTGCAGGAACTGGAGCAAATGTTTTGAGGTATTTGGTTAAGAATGGTTATAGCGTTGTTGTTGGGGTTTTACACAAAAATGATGCTGATTACGTTATTGCAGAGGCTATGGGAGTTGAGATAATTGAGGAGGATGCATATAATAAGATATCAGATGAGAATTTTGAAAAAGCACTGAGGGAATTGAAGTATTCTGATGTTGTAGTTTACACCAACTTTCCTACTGGTGAAATGAACTATAAAAATTTAAAACTTATTGAATCTGCAAAAGAATATGGAAAGAAAATCATCTATTATGATGGGAATATCTCAGTTTTGAATGGGATCTAA
- a CDS encoding bis-aminopropyl spermidine synthase family protein — MKIIGKIGKGKKEVEEKEIIKPILLKEVARKVDIAEGERAVEDILRCIYRNQPISTKKIGQYVKLPLPIIAKVRTLLERSKILDREEKGAVLTEIGNEFVEKELKLKMKHDLTCPLCNGRGIVLDEMFEEILKKHKMYAKKRPTVNTTIDQSYATPETAVYRAALMAQRGDLEGKRILFVGDDDLTSIPTALTNLCEEVVVVDIDERLLKLIDDVSKKENLNIKTIKHDLRNPLPEELRCKFDVIFTDPPYTLNGMKLFLSRGIEGLGGEGIAYLAFSHKPIDEWIEVQKTLSKMGFVIYELIPGFNLYEGSEIIGNTTFLARLIGKNLKPIIEDVEKIYTGEIKPTLRYYKCLNCGKIYEVGDKIKRIEDLTCECGGKKFSMIKRKKIKD, encoded by the coding sequence ATGAAAATCATTGGTAAAATAGGAAAAGGAAAAAAAGAAGTTGAAGAAAAAGAAATTATAAAACCAATTTTGTTAAAAGAAGTCGCAAGAAAAGTAGATATTGCAGAAGGAGAAAGGGCAGTTGAAGACATTTTAAGATGCATATATAGAAACCAGCCCATATCCACCAAAAAAATAGGGCAGTATGTTAAATTACCACTGCCAATTATTGCAAAGGTTAGAACATTATTGGAAAGATCTAAAATACTCGATAGGGAAGAAAAAGGAGCAGTATTGACAGAAATTGGTAATGAGTTTGTTGAGAAAGAATTAAAATTAAAAATGAAGCATGACTTAACATGCCCATTGTGCAATGGTAGAGGCATTGTTTTGGACGAGATGTTTGAGGAAATATTGAAAAAACATAAGATGTATGCAAAGAAAAGACCAACAGTTAATACAACAATTGACCAATCTTATGCCACTCCAGAAACTGCGGTTTATAGGGCTGCATTAATGGCACAAAGAGGAGATTTAGAAGGAAAAAGAATTTTATTTGTAGGAGATGATGATTTAACTTCAATCCCAACGGCATTAACTAATCTGTGTGAGGAGGTTGTTGTTGTAGATATTGATGAGAGGTTACTAAAGTTGATTGATGATGTTTCAAAAAAAGAAAATCTAAATATAAAAACGATAAAACATGACCTGAGAAATCCACTTCCAGAAGAATTAAGATGTAAATTTGATGTGATTTTTACAGATCCTCCCTACACATTAAATGGCATGAAGTTGTTTCTTTCAAGAGGGATTGAAGGTTTAGGGGGTGAAGGAATTGCATATTTGGCATTTTCTCATAAACCCATTGATGAATGGATTGAAGTTCAAAAAACATTGTCTAAAATGGGATTTGTTATCTATGAACTAATTCCCGGATTCAATTTGTATGAAGGTAGTGAGATCATTGGGAACACAACATTCTTAGCGAGATTAATTGGGAAAAACCTAAAACCAATTATTGAAGATGTTGAAAAAATCTATACTGGGGAAATTAAACCGACCCTAAGATACTATAAATGTCTAAATTGTGGGAAAATCTACGAAGTTGGTGATAAAATAAAAAGAATTGAAGATTTAACTTGTGAATGCGGTGGAAAAAAATTTTCCATGATTAAAAGAAAAAAGATTAAAGATTAA
- a CDS encoding DDE-type integrase/transposase/recombinase: MDFKIVDISKIRYYLLLIIDDHSRYILHVKLYEEATSDVVISVLKECFKKYGKPKKILTDNGTQFVPARGGVSKFQKFLLENRILHIRTSVRHPKQ, from the coding sequence ATGGACTTTAAAATAGTAGATATTAGTAAAATTAGATATTACCTACTGCTAATAATAGACGACCATAGTAGATATATCTTACATGTTAAGTTGTATGAAGAAGCGACATCAGACGTTGTAATTTCTGTTTTAAAGGAATGTTTTAAAAAGTATGGGAAACCTAAAAAGATATTAACCGATAATGGAACTCAATTCGTTCCTGCGAGAGGAGGAGTGTCTAAATTCCAGAAGTTTCTACTGGAAAATCGGATTTTGCATATAAGAACCTCTGTTAGACATCCCAAACAATAG
- a CDS encoding ABC transporter substrate-binding protein — protein sequence MKKTIMISLVALILMPISMGYKIGDINHDGSVDIADVVYLFKHRNIPLDEGDVNCDNSIDIADVVYLFKNYDEMRKPVVFAETFQLEPHWDEGYCIVVDSKGNKFVLLKEGASNPNIPNAKVINIPVQKLVTIFYSPFISTADILNDTSCYDTIKGAPLYAIKNSPTLYKYYEDGKCVDIGKSSSIDYEKVTAIDPNIVFLGDWSAHDEMEEKLKELGITTSRFYTYKEPTFMGRIEWIKFAAAFWGEDKYNKTEDYFQKTWKARNNILRKVYGVQNYPTVVDFSWSKYKNLPGIYGAQHYYNKMVNNFGGEYIFNDIPGTSFQYLDKETFYERAMNADVCILRWFYGDVKTKEDLLAINPDFANFKAFKNGRFYVSHPDYYVWETKDPIGYMMDFAKMIHPELFGGDDDLKYYYKIK from the coding sequence ATGAAAAAAACTATTATGATTTCGTTGGTGGCATTGATTTTAATGCCCATTTCTATGGGATATAAAATAGGAGATATAAACCATGATGGAAGCGTAGATATTGCCGATGTCGTTTATCTCTTCAAGCATAGGAACATACCATTGGATGAAGGGGATGTAAACTGTGATAATAGTATAGATATTGCAGACGTTGTCTATCTATTCAAAAACTACGATGAGATGAGAAAACCTGTTGTGTTTGCTGAAACATTCCAATTAGAGCCGCATTGGGATGAGGGTTATTGTATAGTTGTTGATTCAAAAGGTAATAAATTTGTCTTATTAAAAGAAGGTGCAAGTAATCCAAATATTCCTAATGCAAAGGTAATAAACATTCCAGTTCAAAAACTTGTAACAATATTCTATTCTCCGTTTATATCTACTGCAGATATATTGAATGATACATCATGCTACGACACAATAAAAGGAGCACCATTGTATGCAATAAAAAACTCCCCAACACTCTACAAATACTATGAAGATGGAAAATGTGTAGACATTGGTAAGTCAAGTAGTATCGACTATGAAAAAGTTACTGCTATAGATCCAAATATAGTATTCTTAGGTGATTGGTCAGCACACGATGAGATGGAAGAAAAATTAAAAGAGTTAGGAATAACCACTTCAAGATTCTATACCTACAAAGAACCAACATTTATGGGAAGAATAGAGTGGATAAAGTTTGCTGCTGCATTTTGGGGAGAAGATAAATACAATAAAACAGAAGATTACTTCCAAAAAACATGGAAAGCAAGGAACAACATTTTAAGGAAAGTTTATGGAGTACAAAATTACCCAACAGTCGTAGACTTCAGTTGGAGTAAGTACAAAAACCTTCCAGGAATATATGGAGCCCAGCACTACTACAACAAAATGGTAAACAACTTTGGTGGGGAATACATATTCAACGATATTCCAGGAACATCCTTCCAATACTTAGATAAAGAGACATTCTATGAAAGGGCAATGAACGCTGATGTTTGCATATTGAGATGGTTCTATGGAGATGTTAAAACAAAAGAAGATTTATTAGCAATAAACCCAGACTTCGCTAACTTTAAGGCATTCAAAAATGGAAGGTTCTATGTTTCCCATCCTGACTACTATGTTTGGGAGACTAAAGACCCAATAGGATACATGATGGACTTTGCAAAAATGATTCATCCAGAGTTGTTTGGCGGAGATGATGACTTGAAATACTACTACAAAATTAAATAA
- a CDS encoding ACT domain-containing protein, giving the protein MERVVITVTGKDRTGIVANISSVLAENDINILDIRQTIMDDLFTMIMLVDISNAKEDFLTLKKKLNEVGEKIGVKVIAQHEDIFKYMHRI; this is encoded by the coding sequence ATGGAAAGGGTGGTTATTACAGTAACAGGAAAAGATAGAACAGGAATAGTGGCAAATATTTCAAGTGTTCTTGCAGAAAATGATATCAACATTTTGGATATAAGACAGACGATTATGGATGATTTATTTACCATGATAATGCTTGTTGATATATCCAATGCAAAAGAGGATTTTTTAACTTTAAAAAAGAAGTTAAACGAAGTTGGAGAAAAAATAGGGGTTAAAGTTATAGCACAACATGAGGATATTTTCAAATACATGCATAGAATTTAA
- a CDS encoding transposase codes for MVEDNTVYYTFLTNLDFEHAKDYLKIYKKRWNIETRFRMFKDLKIKTKSRTLKVRLFLFILRAIIHNFWIWMKHKNEIPYNLNYNLKEFIISINDFANLYCKPSFDYGGNTRLCISNAYSEILLNFNLKVFIVVMS; via the coding sequence ATCGTTGAAGATAATACCGTTTATTACACTTTCTTAACGAATCTTGATTTTGAACATGCAAAGGACTATCTAAAAATCTATAAAAAGCGTTGGAATATAGAAACAAGATTTAGAATGTTTAAAGACCTAAAAATAAAAACGAAATCCAGGACTTTAAAGGTTAGGTTGTTTCTATTTATCCTTAGAGCGATAATCCATAACTTTTGGATTTGGATGAAACATAAAAACGAAATTCCTTATAATTTAAATTATAATTTAAAAGAATTTATTATATCAATTAACGACTTTGCAAACTTGTATTGCAAACCTTCCTTTGATTATGGTGGTAATACTCGGTTGTGTATATCTAATGCATATTCGGAGATACTGTTAAATTTTAACCTTAAGGTTTTTATAGTCGTTATGTCATAG